Proteins found in one Fimbriimonadaceae bacterium genomic segment:
- a CDS encoding PEP-CTERM sorting domain-containing protein, with protein MSVLAVAFAAQASATELVVNGGFEDQPNWNGGISHDGSYTAFTGADIPGWTIADGHAATIHNHGYPYISGTYSLNTDGEGYNGHNVDIYQDVTPGLGSQNTLSFSWKIWYENDVPKLDVSLTDLVTLNTIYHGNFGQPDSDVHNESFNFVGTGNALRLEIKESPETGYNDNAFIVDDFSIRTESVPEPFTLAGLTLAGVFAARRRKA; from the coding sequence TTGTCGGTCCTCGCTGTGGCCTTTGCCGCCCAAGCGAGCGCGACCGAACTCGTCGTCAACGGCGGCTTCGAAGACCAGCCCAACTGGAACGGCGGTATCTCCCACGACGGGAGCTACACGGCCTTCACCGGCGCCGACATCCCGGGCTGGACCATCGCCGACGGTCATGCCGCCACCATCCACAACCACGGCTACCCCTACATCAGCGGGACGTATAGCCTGAACACCGACGGAGAAGGCTACAACGGGCACAACGTCGACATCTACCAGGACGTCACCCCTGGCCTGGGCTCGCAAAACACCCTTTCCTTCAGTTGGAAGATTTGGTACGAGAACGACGTGCCCAAGCTTGACGTCTCCCTGACCGACCTGGTCACCTTAAACACCATCTACCACGGCAACTTTGGCCAGCCCGACAGCGACGTCCACAACGAGTCGTTCAACTTTGTCGGGACGGGCAACGCGCTGCGGTTGGAGATCAAGGAGTCGCCGGAGACGGGCTACAACGACAACGCCTTCATTGTCGACGACTTCAGCATCCGGACTGAGTCGGTGCCCGAGCCGTTTACCCTCGCTGGTCTCACCTTGGCCGGCGTCTTCGCCGCCCGACGCCGCAAGGCCTGA